The Fictibacillus arsenicus genome contains a region encoding:
- a CDS encoding DUF4870 domain-containing protein — MKEGTKKAVSAICYFSLFFAPFLFPIVVYLIVDDSEVMEHAKKSFLSHLLPIVAVPLGIIIVFETQYHLAAIIISALIFGTLTLIVTIWNIVKGIKVILS; from the coding sequence ATGAAAGAGGGCACGAAAAAAGCAGTTTCTGCTATATGTTATTTTAGTTTGTTTTTTGCACCGTTTCTTTTTCCGATCGTCGTTTACTTAATTGTAGATGATTCTGAAGTAATGGAGCATGCAAAAAAATCATTTTTATCGCACTTATTGCCAATTGTCGCAGTACCGCTAGGAATTATTATCGTTTTTGAAACACAATATCATTTAGCTGCAATAATAATCAGCGCACTCATTTTTGGTACTTTGACATTAATTGTGACCATCTGGAATATTGTTAAAGGGATAAAGGTTATTCTCTCATAA
- a CDS encoding DUF4097 family beta strand repeat-containing protein translates to MEERKMILNMLNEGKISAEEAEKLLYALNDKKKMQISSLSPISLKKKAVNGATAVKLPSSGYKVAKFFDRVVKRIKTVDFDLNFGPSEPVNYVFQDSHVMFQEMDIEVYNGSVTIVPWDRKDVQVECDAHVYKVPEGSSAKTKFRNETFYDCDATKMRFYSRNKHQKVNAVISVPRDSYDVIKITTFNGPVKISDCQAKTLTVKTTVGAIAVNHCSGEAVKATAANGSLTLKECAYKDVEADTMNGPVRLTVDASQVRSETINGSIYCRFASPVEGYASFKTVTGKIETEFPETLELDAVLKTIVGGFICDFDSVEVREEKKEVTRKFLSFIANKGTTWPPFKLEAEAKTGSIAVLKAK, encoded by the coding sequence ATGGAAGAACGGAAAATGATTTTAAACATGTTAAACGAAGGGAAAATTTCAGCGGAAGAGGCTGAAAAATTGCTATATGCCTTAAATGACAAGAAGAAAATGCAAATCAGCTCACTGAGTCCGATCAGTCTAAAAAAGAAAGCTGTGAACGGAGCTACTGCTGTAAAGCTCCCGTCATCCGGCTACAAAGTGGCAAAGTTCTTTGATCGTGTCGTAAAACGGATTAAGACTGTTGATTTTGATTTGAACTTTGGACCATCAGAGCCGGTAAATTATGTTTTTCAAGACAGCCATGTGATGTTTCAGGAGATGGACATTGAAGTCTATAATGGATCAGTTACGATTGTGCCTTGGGATCGAAAGGATGTCCAAGTTGAATGTGATGCCCACGTTTACAAGGTGCCTGAAGGATCTTCTGCAAAAACAAAGTTCAGAAATGAGACGTTCTATGATTGTGACGCAACAAAAATGCGTTTTTATTCTAGGAATAAACATCAAAAAGTGAATGCCGTTATCTCGGTTCCAAGAGATTCATATGATGTAATTAAAATTACGACTTTTAATGGTCCTGTTAAAATCAGTGATTGCCAGGCAAAAACACTAACCGTAAAAACGACAGTTGGAGCAATTGCCGTTAATCATTGTTCGGGAGAAGCAGTCAAAGCAACAGCCGCAAATGGTTCATTAACACTAAAAGAATGTGCGTATAAAGACGTTGAAGCAGACACGATGAATGGTCCGGTCCGGCTTACAGTTGATGCTTCACAGGTGCGTTCTGAAACCATTAATGGATCGATCTACTGCCGTTTTGCCTCACCTGTTGAAGGGTATGCATCTTTTAAGACGGTGACGGGAAAAATAGAAACTGAATTCCCGGAAACACTAGAACTTGATGCGGTGCTGAAAACGATTGTCGGAGGATTTATTTGTGACTTTGATTCTGTAGAAGTTAGAGAAGAGAAAAAGGAAGTCACGCGAAAATTTCTCTCTTTTATCGCGAATAAAGGAACAACATGGCCGCCGTTCAAGCTTGAAGCTGAAGCAAAAACAGGTTCAATTGCGGTGTTAAAAGCCAAATAG
- the uvrA gene encoding excinuclease ABC subunit UvrA produces the protein MATNQNIIVKGARAHNLKNIDITIPRDKLVVLTGLSGSGKSSLAFDTIYAEGQRRYVESLSAYARQFLGQMDKPDVDSIEGLSPAISIDQKTTSRNPRSTVGTVTEIYDYLRLLFARIGRPVCPVHHVEITSQTIEQMVDRILEYPERTKLQILSPVVSGRKGEHVKALEDIKKQGYVRVRVDGEMREVSEEIKLEKNKKHSIEIVIDRIVVKEGIATRLADSLEAALNLGGGSVVVDVMGEEELLFSQNHACPHCGFSIGELEPRLFSFNSPFGACSSCDGLGVKLEVDPELVIPDWSRTLRENAIAPWEPISSQYYPQLLESICNHFGIDMDVPVENLPKDQMDKILNGSKEYLTFRYKNDFGQIRKNEIQFEGVLGNIQRRYRETSSDYIREQMEGYMAQKPCPTCKGHRLKKEALSVLINGRHIGETTSLSITEAKEFFDNLDLTEKEQAIAKLILREIVDRSGFLINVGLDYLTLSRSAGTLSGGEAQRIRLATQVGSRLMGVLYILDEPSIGLHQRDNDRLIRTLEEMRSLGNTLIVVEHDEDTMLAADYIIDIGPGAGAHGGVITSQGTPQEIMEDPESLTGQYLSGKKFIPLPKKRRKPDGRYIEVKGATENNLKNVSAKIPLGLFTGVTGVSGSGKSTLVNEILHKALAQKLHRAKDKPGTHKSIKGLEHIDKVIDIDQSPIGRTPRSNPATYTGVFDDIRDVFASTNEAKVRGYKKGRFSFNVKGGRCEACRGDGIIKIEMHFLPDVYVPCEVCHGKRYNRETLEVKYKGKNIADILDMTVEDSVDFFANIPKIKRKLQTILDVGLGYIKLGQSATTLSGGEAQRVKLASQLHKRSTGKTIYILDEPTTGLHVDDISRLLVVLQRLVDNGDSVLVIEHNLDVIKQCDHLIDLGPEGGDKGGMIVGAGTPEELAEVEESHTGRYLAPILKRDKKRMTGKIKEKEKLAK, from the coding sequence GTTACGTTGAATCTCTATCTGCGTATGCCCGTCAGTTCCTCGGACAGATGGACAAGCCGGATGTTGATTCTATAGAAGGTCTATCACCGGCTATCTCGATCGATCAGAAGACAACAAGCCGCAATCCGCGTTCAACGGTTGGAACGGTTACTGAAATCTATGATTACCTTCGTCTATTATTTGCGCGTATCGGACGTCCTGTTTGTCCTGTTCATCATGTAGAGATTACATCTCAAACGATTGAACAAATGGTAGACCGAATTTTAGAATATCCGGAACGAACGAAGCTGCAAATTTTATCACCAGTTGTTTCTGGTCGTAAAGGCGAGCACGTTAAAGCTCTTGAAGACATTAAGAAGCAAGGATATGTCCGCGTTCGTGTAGATGGAGAAATGCGGGAAGTCTCAGAAGAAATCAAACTAGAAAAAAATAAAAAACACTCTATTGAAATCGTTATTGACCGGATCGTAGTTAAAGAGGGAATCGCGACTCGTTTAGCAGACTCTCTTGAAGCTGCTTTAAATCTTGGAGGCGGAAGTGTAGTGGTTGATGTAATGGGAGAAGAAGAACTTTTATTCTCTCAAAATCATGCATGTCCTCATTGCGGTTTTTCTATCGGTGAACTCGAACCACGTCTGTTCTCATTTAACAGTCCGTTCGGAGCTTGTTCATCTTGTGACGGGCTTGGAGTTAAGCTTGAAGTGGATCCTGAACTGGTAATTCCAGATTGGAGCCGCACATTGCGTGAAAATGCAATTGCACCATGGGAACCGATTAGTTCTCAATATTATCCTCAGCTCTTAGAGAGCATCTGTAACCATTTCGGTATTGATATGGATGTGCCAGTAGAAAACCTGCCAAAAGATCAGATGGATAAAATATTAAACGGAAGTAAGGAATATCTTACTTTCCGTTATAAAAATGATTTTGGTCAAATCCGTAAAAATGAGATTCAGTTTGAAGGTGTTCTTGGGAATATTCAGCGCCGTTACAGAGAGACAAGCTCTGATTACATCCGTGAACAGATGGAAGGCTACATGGCACAGAAACCGTGTCCGACATGTAAAGGACACCGTCTGAAAAAAGAAGCACTATCAGTATTAATTAACGGAAGACATATCGGAGAAACAACATCTCTTTCTATTACGGAGGCAAAAGAATTTTTCGATAACCTTGACCTGACAGAAAAAGAGCAAGCCATCGCAAAATTAATTTTACGAGAAATCGTGGATCGCTCAGGTTTCCTAATTAACGTTGGACTCGACTACCTTACGCTCAGCCGTTCAGCGGGTACTTTGTCAGGCGGAGAAGCACAGCGTATTCGTCTTGCTACACAGGTTGGTTCACGTTTAATGGGTGTTCTCTATATTCTGGATGAGCCATCAATCGGTCTTCACCAGCGTGATAACGACAGGCTGATCCGTACACTTGAAGAAATGCGTTCACTTGGAAACACGTTAATCGTAGTTGAACATGATGAAGATACGATGCTTGCGGCGGACTATATCATTGATATTGGTCCTGGTGCAGGTGCTCACGGCGGTGTGATCACATCACAAGGGACACCGCAGGAGATTATGGAAGACCCTGAATCACTTACAGGTCAGTATCTGTCTGGCAAGAAGTTTATACCTCTTCCGAAGAAAAGACGTAAACCAGATGGCCGTTACATCGAGGTGAAGGGTGCGACAGAAAACAACCTGAAAAATGTCTCTGCTAAAATCCCACTAGGATTGTTCACTGGCGTTACAGGTGTTTCTGGCTCTGGGAAAAGTACGCTTGTAAATGAGATTTTGCACAAAGCGCTAGCACAAAAACTTCACCGTGCAAAAGACAAACCAGGTACACACAAGTCGATCAAAGGTCTGGAGCATATCGATAAAGTTATTGATATCGATCAGTCACCGATCGGACGTACACCTCGCTCAAATCCAGCAACTTACACAGGCGTTTTTGACGATATTCGTGATGTGTTTGCATCAACGAATGAAGCGAAAGTGCGTGGATACAAAAAAGGCCGTTTCTCCTTCAACGTAAAAGGAGGTAGGTGTGAAGCTTGCCGCGGAGACGGAATCATTAAAATCGAGATGCACTTTTTACCGGATGTTTATGTACCGTGCGAAGTGTGTCATGGAAAGCGATATAACCGCGAAACACTTGAAGTGAAGTATAAAGGGAAAAACATTGCAGACATTCTTGATATGACCGTTGAGGATTCAGTAGATTTCTTTGCGAATATCCCTAAGATTAAACGCAAGCTTCAAACCATTCTTGATGTAGGACTTGGCTACATCAAACTTGGTCAGTCAGCAACAACATTATCAGGCGGGGAAGCGCAGCGTGTAAAACTGGCTTCGCAGCTGCATAAACGTTCAACAGGGAAAACGATTTATATTCTCGATGAACCTACAACTGGACTTCACGTGGATGATATTTCACGTTTACTCGTTGTACTGCAGCGTCTCGTTGATAACGGGGATTCTGTTCTAGTTATTGAGCATAACCTTGATGTTATCAAACAGTGTGATCACTTGATCGACCTAGGTCCTGAAGGCGGGGACAAGGGAGGCATGATCGTTGGAGCAGGAACACCTGAGGAACTTGCTGAGGTTGAAGAATCCCACACCGGCCGCTATCTTGCACCAATTTTAAAACGTGATAAGAAGCGTATGACAGGTAAAATCAAAGAAAAAGAAAAGTTAGCTAAATAA
- a CDS encoding NUDIX hydrolase, with the protein MQGYNVIMIYSRSLDKLLMCKRLNHPYKGLSNLVGGKIEVGETGFEAAYRELFEETSISNEDIMLHHLMDFTYYLNHCYVEVYVGRLKRDVIVSGDEHPLFWSDLSEDFFDMSLFAGEGNIGHMIEQVNMCKHRIFSDVVLNENSR; encoded by the coding sequence ATGCAAGGTTATAACGTTATTATGATTTACAGTAGAAGCCTGGATAAATTATTAATGTGTAAAAGATTAAATCATCCCTATAAAGGATTGAGTAATTTAGTTGGGGGAAAAATTGAGGTTGGAGAAACAGGTTTTGAAGCTGCGTATCGAGAACTTTTTGAAGAAACTAGCATTTCAAATGAAGATATTATGCTTCATCATTTAATGGATTTCACATACTATTTGAATCATTGTTATGTTGAAGTTTATGTGGGTAGATTGAAACGAGATGTTATCGTCTCAGGTGATGAACATCCTTTATTTTGGTCTGATTTGAGTGAAGATTTTTTTGATATGTCCCTTTTTGCTGGAGAGGGGAATATTGGTCATATGATAGAACAAGTGAATATGTGCAAACACAGAATCTTCTCTGATGTTGTATTAAACGAAAATTCGCGTTAG
- a CDS encoding SRPBCC domain-containing protein, with protein sequence MLEAISNKSFIFQWSPGERKTTVSFKLEPYKEGTLIILEEAGYSNSEKDLNACIGCAIGWGEAMMLLKIYIEHGIVYKQDL encoded by the coding sequence ATTCTTGAAGCGATTTCAAACAAATCATTTATATTTCAATGGTCTCCGGGAGAAAGGAAAACAACCGTATCCTTTAAACTTGAACCTTATAAAGAAGGAACATTAATAATTCTTGAAGAGGCGGGATATTCAAATTCTGAGAAGGACTTAAATGCCTGTATTGGATGTGCTATTGGTTGGGGAGAAGCAATGATGCTTTTAAAGATATACATAGAACACGGCATTGTGTACAAACAAGACTTATAA